One Leucoraja erinacea ecotype New England chromosome 5, Leri_hhj_1, whole genome shotgun sequence DNA segment encodes these proteins:
- the LOC129697402 gene encoding zinc finger protein 208-like isoform X2: MLEEDCGFEESSLYCERLSKTKVPDDGKLYKCSYCSYTTDQSDKLKHHFLIHEGQKASRDVTAPDGLEAQSQKKSYKCTYCHFACDHMITLTRHKRQHMSKPLMDKKGSTVSKKPVSSQADCDKTTMESEKKFYNCSYCNYTSSLMGNLQRHIRIHLGEKPFKCDQCYYATGQSGNLKRHKLTHTQKRSYACNQCDYASGQMGNLKRHMLTHSRKKSFKCSQCDYEGESMADLMRHKQNHKDDKAFLQNNEPDTTALNKNDEKPYKCLYCSYASPLLGNLQRHMRIHLGKKPFRCDKCDYSSSQTGNLKRHKLTHTREKIFKCRHCGHICSNLIDLKRHKVTHLKDKPLQDDEKAPENKRGVSDELSALTPIQAETGTGDKNPYECSYCDYTSLLVGNLQRHTRIHLGEKPFKCDQCDYATYQSGHLRRHRQTHVHKRSLRCRFCDYVCGNVREVKQHQQEHTKKTGSGDKKPFKCTHCNYVSSLSGNLQRHIRIHLGEKPFKCDQCEYASHQSGNLKRHILTHSRPKSFKCGICYCTCGSAAGLKEHKENHIKKEFLVQEDEDGIGKTQERYSCKLCSFVSEYPGHLMRHMKTHNSEKPYKCHYCAYATVQQGNLKRHILIHTGEKPFQCDECSYTCSRMENLKRHKQIHVENTLPEEGEGSSSLKSKNPFPCELCNFKAQYPSILARHMKTHTDETGKAEGAESVCPDEKPFRCDQCTYCTCSTTSLKEHLQSHVDGAVAQECKEEHNTENAPKHFSCNLCDFITNDPEDLMRHIKTHSTGSALGDLHTASTEVHTCQSSENIFSCKLCNFVTQYPNHFIMHMKMHMKTHSTNNSEYQCSHCNYTTKQSGNFKRHIQVHLGVKPYKCKKCDYASINFANLKRHLQTHMKQTSNQINLPSSDTVDQAQKNIKKEKDDNVDSQEDSSENNDKPPSCASRHLKRKRQHKCPHCPYKTIELGNLNRHVRSHRGEKPFKCTQCNYASTQMVNVKRHLLTHTGKRFYQCTECEFLCESKVAFKLHKQNHMESLEIKKEGENENGLGKEQKFFSCELCNFVSQYQSNLIRHMNIHNYRRPYKCSQCNYVSAQQGNLKRHMRNHLQRETFQCEQCNYSCASMTNLKRHARVHTSPIVQ, encoded by the coding sequence ATGCTGGAAGAAGACTGCGGTTTTGAGGAATCGTCCTTGTATTGTGAAAGGCTCAGCAAAACCAAAGTGCCGGATGATGGGAAACTCTACAAATGTTCCTACTGTAGCTACACAACTGACCAGTCGGACAAATTGAAGCATCATTTCCTGATTCACGAAGGCCAGAAGGCTTCAAGGGACGTCACTGCACCTGACGGATTGGAAGCCCAGTCACAGAAAAAGTCCTACAAATGCACCTACTGTCATTTTGCCTGTGATCATATGATCACCTTAACGCGACACAAGAGGCAGCACATGAGCAAGCCTTTAATGGATAAAAAAGGGAGCACTGTTTCTAAGAAACCTGTTTCCTCTCAGGCAGACTGTGACAAGACCACCATGGAAAGTGAAAAGAAGTTTTACAATTGCTCATATTGCAATTATACATCATCTTTGATGGGGAATCTACAGCGCCACATCCGTATCCACCTTGGAGAAAAGCCCTTCAAGTGTGACCAGTGCTACTATGCAACTGGCCAGTCAGGAAACTTGAAGCGTCACAAACTAACTCATACACAGAAAAGATCTTACGCTTGCAACCAGTGTGACTATGCATCTGGTCAGATGGGCAATCTCAAACGTCACATGCTGACGCACTCACGGAAAAAGAGCTTCAAATGCAGCCAGTGTGACTACGAAGGCGAAAGTATGGCTGACTTAATGAGGCACAAACAAAACCACAAGGATGACAAAGCTTTCTTGCAAAACAATGAACCAGACACAACTGCATTAAACAAGAATGACGAGAAGCCTTATAAGTGTTTGTATTGTAGCTATGCCTCGCCACTGTTGGGGAACCTCCAGCGACACATGCGTATCCACCTCGGAAAAAAGCCCTTCAGGTGCGACAAATGTGATTATTCCTCCTCTCAGACGGGGAACCTGAAACGCCACAAGCTGACGCACACACGTGAGAAAATATTTAAATGCCGCCACTGTGGCCACATCTGCAGTAACTTGATAGATTTAAAACGGCACAAAGTGACTCACTTAAAGGATAAGCCCTTACAAGATGATGAAAAAGCTCCAGAGAACAAGCGAGGCGTCAGCGATGAACTCTCGGCCCTTACTCCCATTCAAGCTGAAACGGGCACTGGGGATAAAAATCCTTACGAATGTTCGTATTGTGATTACACGTCGTTATTGGTGGGAAACCTCCAAAGGCACACTCGCATTCATCTTGGAGAGAAGCCCTTCAAATGCGACCAATGTGACTATGCAACCTATCAGTCTGGGCACCTCaggagacacagacagacacacgtgcACAAAAGATCACTGAGGTGCCGCTTTTGTGACTATGTCTGTGGGAATGTGAGAGAAGTAAAGCAGCACCAACAAGAGCACACCAAGAAAACTGGAAGCGGAGACAAGAAGCCTTTCAAATGCACACACTGCAATTATGTGTCTTCTTTATCAGGGAACCTGCAACGGCACATCCGTATCCACTTGGGAGAAAAACCCTTTAAATGTGACCAATGCGAATATGCATCCCACCAGTCGGGAAATCTCAAGCGTCACATATTAACTCATTCTCGGCCCAAGTCCTTCAAATGTGGCATCTGCTACTGTACCTGCGGCAGCGCCGCGGGGCTAAAGGAACACAAGGAGAATCACATCAAGAAAGAATTTCTGGTGCAGGAAGACGAGGATGGGATTGGGAAAACCCAGGAGCGTTATTCCTGCAAGCTGTGTAGCTTTGTCTCAGAATATCCCGGTCATCTCATGCGCCACATGAAAACTCACAACTCGGAGAAGCCATACAAGTGTCACTACTGTGCATATGCGACAGTACAACAGGGCAATCTGAAACGGCACATATTAATCCACACTGGGGAAAAGCCCTTCCAGTGCGACGAGTGTAGTTACACCTGTAGCCGGATGGAGAATTTGAAACGGCACAAGCAAATCCATGTGGAAAATACATTGCCGGAAGAAGGGGAAGGCAGCAGTTCGTTGAAATCCAAGAATCCCTTTCCTTGCGAATTGTGCAACTTTAAAGCCCAGTACCCCAGCATCCTTGCAAGGCACATGAAAACTCACACAGATGAGACAGGGAAAGCAGAGGGGGCCGAAAGTGTCTGCCCGGATGAAAAGCCCTTTCGGTGTGACCAGTGCACCTACTGTACCTGCAGTACGACCAGCTTGAAGGAGCATTTGCAGAGCCATGTGGATGGTGCAGTGGCACAAGAGTGCAAGGAAGAACACAACACTGAAAATGCCCCGAAGCATTTTTCTTGCAATCTGTGTGACTTCATCACCAACGATCCAGAGGACCTAATGAGACACATAAAAACCCACAGCACAGGCTCTGCACTCGGTGATCTCCACACCGCTTCCACTGAGGTACATACATGTCAAAGCAGTGAGAACATCTTCTCTTGCAAGTTGTGCAATTTTGTTACACAGTACCCCAACCACTTCATAATGCACATGAAAATGCACATGAAAACTCACAGCACAAACAATAGTGAATACCAGTGTTCCCATTGCAACTATACCACCAAGCAAAGTGGGAACTTTAAGCGCCATATCCAGGTTCACTTGGGTGTAAAGCCATATAAATGTAAAAAGTGCGACTATGCTTCAATTAATTTTGCAAACTTGAAGCGGCACTTGCAGACCCATATGAAACAAACATCTAACCAAATCAATCTCCCCTCTTCTGATACTGTTGATCAGGCACAAAAGAACATAAAAAAGGAGAAAGATGACAATGTAGATTCGCAGGAAGATAGCTCTGAAAATAATGACAAACCTCCCAGCTGTGCTTCAAGACATTTAAAACGGAAGAGGCAGCATAAATGTCCCCATTGCCCATACAAGACCATCGAGCTGGGGAACCTCAACAGACACGTCAGGAGCCACAGAGGAGAGAAACCCTTTAAATGCACTCAGTGTAACTATGCTTCCACCCAAATGGTCAACGTCAAACGACACCTTCTAACTCACACGGGAAAGAGGTTCTACCAGTGCACGGAGTGCGAGTTTCTGTGCGAGAGCAAGGTGGCCTTTAAACTCCATAAGCAGAATCATATGGAAAGTTTAGAGATAAAGAAGGAAGGGGAGAATGAGAATGGCCTTGGCAAAGAACAGAAATTCTTCTCTTGCGAGTTGTGCAATTTTGTCTCTCAGTACCAGAGCAACCTCATAAGACACATGAACATACACAACTACAGGAGGCCATACAAATGCTCACAGTGTAACTATGTCTCTGCCCAACAGGGCAATCTGAAGCGACACATGAGGAACCATCTGCAGAGAGAAACCTTCCAATGTGAACAGTGCAACTATTCGTGTGCTTCCATGACCAACCTCAAACGACATGCCAGGGTTCATACAAGTCCAATTGTGCAATAA
- the LOC129697402 gene encoding zinc finger protein 836-like isoform X1, whose product MPRRKQSNPQPVKSSDSLEFISAGDNDFPPSCKKLKTEKDPQVGVEAVGHQEESPARPPNVSRHRHDASFRQTNGFVNHSHLEASVEVMLEEDCGFEESSLYCERLSKTKVPDDGKLYKCSYCSYTTDQSDKLKHHFLIHEGQKASRDVTAPDGLEAQSQKKSYKCTYCHFACDHMITLTRHKRQHMSKPLMDKKGSTVSKKPVSSQADCDKTTMESEKKFYNCSYCNYTSSLMGNLQRHIRIHLGEKPFKCDQCYYATGQSGNLKRHKLTHTQKRSYACNQCDYASGQMGNLKRHMLTHSRKKSFKCSQCDYEGESMADLMRHKQNHKDDKAFLQNNEPDTTALNKNDEKPYKCLYCSYASPLLGNLQRHMRIHLGKKPFRCDKCDYSSSQTGNLKRHKLTHTREKIFKCRHCGHICSNLIDLKRHKVTHLKDKPLQDDEKAPENKRGVSDELSALTPIQAETGTGDKNPYECSYCDYTSLLVGNLQRHTRIHLGEKPFKCDQCDYATYQSGHLRRHRQTHVHKRSLRCRFCDYVCGNVREVKQHQQEHTKKTGSGDKKPFKCTHCNYVSSLSGNLQRHIRIHLGEKPFKCDQCEYASHQSGNLKRHILTHSRPKSFKCGICYCTCGSAAGLKEHKENHIKKEFLVQEDEDGIGKTQERYSCKLCSFVSEYPGHLMRHMKTHNSEKPYKCHYCAYATVQQGNLKRHILIHTGEKPFQCDECSYTCSRMENLKRHKQIHVENTLPEEGEGSSSLKSKNPFPCELCNFKAQYPSILARHMKTHTDETGKAEGAESVCPDEKPFRCDQCTYCTCSTTSLKEHLQSHVDGAVAQECKEEHNTENAPKHFSCNLCDFITNDPEDLMRHIKTHSTGSALGDLHTASTEVHTCQSSENIFSCKLCNFVTQYPNHFIMHMKMHMKTHSTNNSEYQCSHCNYTTKQSGNFKRHIQVHLGVKPYKCKKCDYASINFANLKRHLQTHMKQTSNQINLPSSDTVDQAQKNIKKEKDDNVDSQEDSSENNDKPPSCASRHLKRKRQHKCPHCPYKTIELGNLNRHVRSHRGEKPFKCTQCNYASTQMVNVKRHLLTHTGKRFYQCTECEFLCESKVAFKLHKQNHMESLEIKKEGENENGLGKEQKFFSCELCNFVSQYQSNLIRHMNIHNYRRPYKCSQCNYVSAQQGNLKRHMRNHLQRETFQCEQCNYSCASMTNLKRHARVHTSPIVQ is encoded by the coding sequence GTTCAGACAGCTTGGAGTTCATTAGTGCAGGGGACAATGACTTTCCTCCAAGCTGCAAAAAACTCAAGACTGAAAAGGATCCCCAGGTAGGCGTTGAGGCAGTGGGTCACCAAGAAGAATCTCCTGCTAGGCCGCCCAATGTGTCCAGACACCGTCATGATGCTTCCTTTCGACAAACGAATGGCTTTGTGAATCACAGCCATCTGGAGGCAAGCGTGGAAGTTATGCTGGAAGAAGACTGCGGTTTTGAGGAATCGTCCTTGTATTGTGAAAGGCTCAGCAAAACCAAAGTGCCGGATGATGGGAAACTCTACAAATGTTCCTACTGTAGCTACACAACTGACCAGTCGGACAAATTGAAGCATCATTTCCTGATTCACGAAGGCCAGAAGGCTTCAAGGGACGTCACTGCACCTGACGGATTGGAAGCCCAGTCACAGAAAAAGTCCTACAAATGCACCTACTGTCATTTTGCCTGTGATCATATGATCACCTTAACGCGACACAAGAGGCAGCACATGAGCAAGCCTTTAATGGATAAAAAAGGGAGCACTGTTTCTAAGAAACCTGTTTCCTCTCAGGCAGACTGTGACAAGACCACCATGGAAAGTGAAAAGAAGTTTTACAATTGCTCATATTGCAATTATACATCATCTTTGATGGGGAATCTACAGCGCCACATCCGTATCCACCTTGGAGAAAAGCCCTTCAAGTGTGACCAGTGCTACTATGCAACTGGCCAGTCAGGAAACTTGAAGCGTCACAAACTAACTCATACACAGAAAAGATCTTACGCTTGCAACCAGTGTGACTATGCATCTGGTCAGATGGGCAATCTCAAACGTCACATGCTGACGCACTCACGGAAAAAGAGCTTCAAATGCAGCCAGTGTGACTACGAAGGCGAAAGTATGGCTGACTTAATGAGGCACAAACAAAACCACAAGGATGACAAAGCTTTCTTGCAAAACAATGAACCAGACACAACTGCATTAAACAAGAATGACGAGAAGCCTTATAAGTGTTTGTATTGTAGCTATGCCTCGCCACTGTTGGGGAACCTCCAGCGACACATGCGTATCCACCTCGGAAAAAAGCCCTTCAGGTGCGACAAATGTGATTATTCCTCCTCTCAGACGGGGAACCTGAAACGCCACAAGCTGACGCACACACGTGAGAAAATATTTAAATGCCGCCACTGTGGCCACATCTGCAGTAACTTGATAGATTTAAAACGGCACAAAGTGACTCACTTAAAGGATAAGCCCTTACAAGATGATGAAAAAGCTCCAGAGAACAAGCGAGGCGTCAGCGATGAACTCTCGGCCCTTACTCCCATTCAAGCTGAAACGGGCACTGGGGATAAAAATCCTTACGAATGTTCGTATTGTGATTACACGTCGTTATTGGTGGGAAACCTCCAAAGGCACACTCGCATTCATCTTGGAGAGAAGCCCTTCAAATGCGACCAATGTGACTATGCAACCTATCAGTCTGGGCACCTCaggagacacagacagacacacgtgcACAAAAGATCACTGAGGTGCCGCTTTTGTGACTATGTCTGTGGGAATGTGAGAGAAGTAAAGCAGCACCAACAAGAGCACACCAAGAAAACTGGAAGCGGAGACAAGAAGCCTTTCAAATGCACACACTGCAATTATGTGTCTTCTTTATCAGGGAACCTGCAACGGCACATCCGTATCCACTTGGGAGAAAAACCCTTTAAATGTGACCAATGCGAATATGCATCCCACCAGTCGGGAAATCTCAAGCGTCACATATTAACTCATTCTCGGCCCAAGTCCTTCAAATGTGGCATCTGCTACTGTACCTGCGGCAGCGCCGCGGGGCTAAAGGAACACAAGGAGAATCACATCAAGAAAGAATTTCTGGTGCAGGAAGACGAGGATGGGATTGGGAAAACCCAGGAGCGTTATTCCTGCAAGCTGTGTAGCTTTGTCTCAGAATATCCCGGTCATCTCATGCGCCACATGAAAACTCACAACTCGGAGAAGCCATACAAGTGTCACTACTGTGCATATGCGACAGTACAACAGGGCAATCTGAAACGGCACATATTAATCCACACTGGGGAAAAGCCCTTCCAGTGCGACGAGTGTAGTTACACCTGTAGCCGGATGGAGAATTTGAAACGGCACAAGCAAATCCATGTGGAAAATACATTGCCGGAAGAAGGGGAAGGCAGCAGTTCGTTGAAATCCAAGAATCCCTTTCCTTGCGAATTGTGCAACTTTAAAGCCCAGTACCCCAGCATCCTTGCAAGGCACATGAAAACTCACACAGATGAGACAGGGAAAGCAGAGGGGGCCGAAAGTGTCTGCCCGGATGAAAAGCCCTTTCGGTGTGACCAGTGCACCTACTGTACCTGCAGTACGACCAGCTTGAAGGAGCATTTGCAGAGCCATGTGGATGGTGCAGTGGCACAAGAGTGCAAGGAAGAACACAACACTGAAAATGCCCCGAAGCATTTTTCTTGCAATCTGTGTGACTTCATCACCAACGATCCAGAGGACCTAATGAGACACATAAAAACCCACAGCACAGGCTCTGCACTCGGTGATCTCCACACCGCTTCCACTGAGGTACATACATGTCAAAGCAGTGAGAACATCTTCTCTTGCAAGTTGTGCAATTTTGTTACACAGTACCCCAACCACTTCATAATGCACATGAAAATGCACATGAAAACTCACAGCACAAACAATAGTGAATACCAGTGTTCCCATTGCAACTATACCACCAAGCAAAGTGGGAACTTTAAGCGCCATATCCAGGTTCACTTGGGTGTAAAGCCATATAAATGTAAAAAGTGCGACTATGCTTCAATTAATTTTGCAAACTTGAAGCGGCACTTGCAGACCCATATGAAACAAACATCTAACCAAATCAATCTCCCCTCTTCTGATACTGTTGATCAGGCACAAAAGAACATAAAAAAGGAGAAAGATGACAATGTAGATTCGCAGGAAGATAGCTCTGAAAATAATGACAAACCTCCCAGCTGTGCTTCAAGACATTTAAAACGGAAGAGGCAGCATAAATGTCCCCATTGCCCATACAAGACCATCGAGCTGGGGAACCTCAACAGACACGTCAGGAGCCACAGAGGAGAGAAACCCTTTAAATGCACTCAGTGTAACTATGCTTCCACCCAAATGGTCAACGTCAAACGACACCTTCTAACTCACACGGGAAAGAGGTTCTACCAGTGCACGGAGTGCGAGTTTCTGTGCGAGAGCAAGGTGGCCTTTAAACTCCATAAGCAGAATCATATGGAAAGTTTAGAGATAAAGAAGGAAGGGGAGAATGAGAATGGCCTTGGCAAAGAACAGAAATTCTTCTCTTGCGAGTTGTGCAATTTTGTCTCTCAGTACCAGAGCAACCTCATAAGACACATGAACATACACAACTACAGGAGGCCATACAAATGCTCACAGTGTAACTATGTCTCTGCCCAACAGGGCAATCTGAAGCGACACATGAGGAACCATCTGCAGAGAGAAACCTTCCAATGTGAACAGTGCAACTATTCGTGTGCTTCCATGACCAACCTCAAACGACATGCCAGGGTTCATACAAGTCCAATTGTGCAATAA